A genomic segment from Roseibium algicola encodes:
- a CDS encoding mannose-1-phosphate guanylyltransferase/mannose-6-phosphate isomerase: MIFPCILSGGVGSRLWPLSRTDRPKQFLPLFGGESLFQKTCKRVNRPDFAAPIVIGSNAHRFLIGEQLNELGLEAQSILLEPVGRNTAPPALMAALIAAETDPNSLILLLPSDHLIRKEDLFLTAVHQAETAARAGKIVTFGIEPSEANTGYGYIKVASGSEPVRPVEAFVEKPDQDRADAFLKDGSYVWNAGIFLYAANTMIDAFKKHQPELYETIVAVMKTRHGDLDFTRLNQEAFEALDNISIDYAIMEKADNVVCAPVAPEWDDLGSWSAIWTVLDKDAQGNSGLGDARFLDSNNCLAYAERGLVSVIGLEDVMVIATTDSVLVAHKDKAQDVKTVVEQLKAEGRHEVDRHPRSYRPWGYTERINAGERFSVQSMMIKPGKRLSLQSHLHRTEHWVVVSGTLEITINGETRLLSENQSAYVPLGAQHTLHNPGKIPVRMIEVQSGTYLQEDDIRRHPETSQKL, from the coding sequence ATGATTTTCCCTTGTATTTTGTCCGGTGGTGTCGGTTCGCGGCTGTGGCCGCTGTCACGCACCGACCGGCCAAAACAGTTTTTGCCACTGTTTGGCGGGGAAAGTCTGTTCCAGAAGACCTGCAAGCGCGTCAATCGGCCGGACTTTGCCGCTCCGATCGTGATCGGCAGCAATGCCCACCGGTTTCTGATCGGCGAGCAGCTCAACGAACTGGGGCTGGAAGCCCAATCGATCCTGCTTGAGCCTGTCGGCCGAAATACAGCGCCCCCTGCCCTGATGGCAGCGTTGATTGCCGCTGAAACCGACCCGAACTCCCTGATCCTGCTGTTGCCCTCCGACCACCTGATCCGGAAGGAAGATCTTTTCCTGACTGCCGTCCATCAGGCGGAGACAGCCGCTCGCGCAGGCAAGATCGTGACCTTCGGCATCGAACCCAGCGAAGCCAATACCGGATACGGATACATCAAGGTTGCAAGTGGCAGCGAGCCTGTGCGGCCTGTGGAAGCCTTTGTCGAGAAGCCTGACCAGGACCGTGCCGATGCCTTCCTGAAAGACGGCAGCTATGTCTGGAATGCCGGCATCTTTCTTTATGCCGCCAACACGATGATTGATGCTTTCAAGAAGCACCAGCCGGAGCTTTACGAGACCATCGTCGCCGTCATGAAGACACGGCATGGGGATCTGGATTTTACGCGACTGAACCAGGAAGCCTTCGAAGCACTGGACAACATTTCCATCGACTACGCCATCATGGAAAAGGCGGACAACGTCGTCTGCGCGCCCGTTGCACCGGAATGGGACGACCTGGGTTCCTGGTCGGCGATCTGGACGGTCCTGGACAAGGATGCCCAGGGCAATTCCGGATTGGGCGATGCCCGCTTTCTCGATAGCAACAACTGCCTGGCCTATGCTGAACGCGGGCTCGTATCCGTTATCGGCCTTGAGGATGTCATGGTGATCGCCACGACCGACAGCGTTCTTGTTGCCCACAAGGACAAGGCGCAAGACGTCAAGACCGTTGTGGAGCAACTGAAGGCAGAAGGCAGGCATGAGGTGGATCGGCACCCGAGGTCCTACCGTCCCTGGGGCTATACCGAACGCATCAACGCCGGCGAGCGTTTTTCCGTTCAGTCGATGATGATCAAGCCGGGCAAGAGGCTCAGCCTGCAAAGCCACCTTCACCGGACGGAGCACTGGGTGGTGGTGTCCGGTACGCTCGAGATCACGATCAACGGCGAAACGCGCCTGCTCAGCGAAAACCAGTCCGCATATGTGCCGCTTGGAGCGCAGCACACTTTGCATAACCCGGGCAAGATTCCGGTGCGGATGATTGAGGTGCAGTCCGGAACCTACTTGCAGGAAGACGATATCCGGCGCCATCCAGAAACATCACAAAAACTCTGA
- the pcaF gene encoding 3-oxoadipyl-CoA thiolase, translating to MHHVFICDYVRTPIGRYGGMLSSVRADDLGAIPISALMERNPDTDWAEVDDVFYGCANQAGEDNRNVARMSALLAGLPETVPGLTLNRLCGSGMDAVMTAARAIKAGEIDLAIAGGVESMSRAPFVMPKADTAFSRSAEIFDTTIGWRFVNPLLKRQYGIDSMPETAENVAEQFQISRQDQDAFALRSQQRASAAQQSGRFAEEIVPVMIPQRKGDPILVDKDEHPRNTTLEALSALKTPFRENGSVTAGNASGVNDGAAALLIASEAAVAKHNLTPIARVVGGATAGVPPRIMGIGPAPATRKLCARLGIALPEFDVIELNEAFAAQGIAVMRDLGLPEDSEILNPNGGAIALGHPLGMSGARITGTAALELKKRDGNLALATMCIGVGQGIALALASA from the coding sequence ATGCATCATGTCTTCATTTGCGATTATGTCCGCACCCCCATCGGACGCTATGGCGGCATGCTGTCCTCTGTCCGCGCTGACGATCTAGGTGCAATCCCCATCAGCGCCCTCATGGAGCGCAATCCGGACACGGACTGGGCCGAGGTAGATGACGTCTTTTATGGCTGTGCCAACCAGGCCGGTGAAGACAATCGAAACGTCGCGCGCATGTCGGCACTGCTGGCGGGCCTGCCGGAGACAGTTCCCGGTCTGACGCTCAACCGGCTTTGTGGTTCGGGAATGGACGCCGTTATGACTGCGGCCAGGGCGATCAAGGCCGGCGAAATCGATCTGGCCATCGCTGGCGGCGTTGAAAGCATGTCCCGCGCACCTTTTGTCATGCCAAAGGCAGACACCGCCTTTTCCCGCTCGGCTGAAATCTTCGACACGACAATCGGCTGGCGCTTCGTCAATCCGCTTCTCAAACGCCAATATGGTATCGATTCCATGCCGGAAACGGCGGAAAACGTTGCCGAACAATTCCAGATCTCGCGACAGGACCAGGATGCCTTCGCGCTGCGCAGCCAGCAGCGAGCCTCCGCCGCTCAGCAATCCGGTCGGTTCGCTGAAGAAATCGTTCCCGTCATGATCCCGCAACGCAAGGGCGACCCTATTCTGGTGGACAAGGACGAACACCCCAGGAACACAACCCTGGAGGCCCTTTCGGCACTCAAGACGCCGTTCCGTGAAAATGGTTCGGTGACCGCCGGCAACGCGTCCGGTGTCAACGACGGTGCTGCGGCTTTGCTGATCGCGTCGGAAGCTGCGGTGGCCAAGCACAATCTCACGCCGATCGCCCGCGTCGTCGGTGGAGCCACCGCCGGCGTTCCGCCGCGGATCATGGGCATTGGCCCCGCGCCGGCGACGCGCAAGCTCTGCGCGCGCCTCGGAATCGCGCTGCCGGAGTTCGACGTGATCGAACTCAACGAAGCTTTCGCTGCCCAGGGCATTGCGGTCATGCGAGACCTTGGCCTGCCCGAAGACAGCGAAATCCTCAATCCGAATGGCGGTGCGATTGCACTCGGCCATCCGTTGGGGATGTCTGGCGCCAGAATCACGGGAACAGCAGCCCTGGAACTGAAAAAACGGGATGGAAACCTGGCGCTTGCCACCATGTGCATCGGTGTCGGCCAGGGTATAGCGCTGGCTCTGGCATCAGCGTAA
- the znuB gene encoding zinc ABC transporter permease subunit ZnuB, which translates to MLDDFFTRALIAGIGVALVAGPLGCFIVWRRMAYFGDTLSHAALLGVALSLLLNVNTTLAVGVVSILLAIVLMALRRSDTLSSDALLGLLSHSALALGLVCLAFMTWVRVDLLGLLFGDILAVTPMDIAMIYAGGAIVLGVLVVIWRRLFAATVSPDLAAGEGLKPERTELIFMLLTAIVIAISLKIIGALLITALLIIPAAAARRLSASPEQMAVIAALTGAAAVVGGLYSSLAYDTPSGPSIVVAAMALFVVSLVPGVQIVRRVRSSTKGDRP; encoded by the coding sequence ATGCTGGATGATTTCTTCACCCGTGCACTCATTGCCGGCATAGGTGTGGCACTTGTTGCTGGACCGCTTGGCTGTTTCATCGTCTGGCGTCGCATGGCCTATTTCGGCGATACGCTGTCGCACGCAGCCTTGCTGGGCGTTGCCCTGTCGCTGCTCCTCAATGTCAACACCACGTTGGCCGTCGGGGTTGTTTCCATCCTTCTGGCGATCGTGCTGATGGCACTGAGGCGTAGCGACACGCTGTCTTCCGATGCGTTGCTTGGCTTGCTGTCCCATTCCGCGCTCGCCCTGGGATTGGTCTGTCTGGCCTTCATGACATGGGTCCGGGTCGATCTGCTGGGGCTGCTCTTCGGCGATATCCTGGCCGTCACACCCATGGACATTGCCATGATCTACGCTGGCGGTGCGATCGTGCTCGGTGTCCTCGTGGTCATCTGGCGCCGCCTGTTCGCAGCAACGGTCAGTCCGGACCTTGCTGCTGGCGAGGGGCTGAAGCCTGAGCGGACCGAGCTGATCTTCATGCTGCTGACGGCAATCGTCATTGCCATTTCTCTGAAGATCATCGGCGCGCTGCTGATCACCGCGCTGCTGATCATTCCCGCCGCCGCCGCCCGGCGCCTGTCGGCATCGCCGGAACAGATGGCGGTGATTGCAGCTCTGACCGGAGCCGCCGCCGTCGTCGGCGGGCTCTATAGTTCGCTGGCCTATGATACCCCGTCCGGCCCCTCCATCGTCGTTGCGGCGATGGCGCTGTTTGTCGTCAGTCTTGTCCCGGGCGTGCAAATCGTGAGAAGGGTGAGATCGAGCACGAAAGGAGATCGTCCGTGA
- a CDS encoding ATP-binding cassette domain-containing protein yields the protein MTNSDTRLVQLDRAGIRKGGEWLVRGVDLSVSPGEIVTLIGPNGSGKSTTAKMALGILSPSEGRAERKPGLKIGYVPQKLAIDWTLPLTVARFMRLTNPLSDAECRAALARTGAERLMTSQMRTLSGGEMQRVMLARAIARNPGLLVLDEPVQGVDYAGEIAIYDLISEIRNTIGCGILMISHDLHVVMAAADQVICLNGHVCCRGTPSDVSRDDRYHALFGNRRNAAIAVYEHHHDHVHLPDGKVRHADGSLCSSCSGEHHHAPAEKEGGIRNAG from the coding sequence ATGACAAATTCGGATACCAGGCTTGTTCAGCTTGACCGCGCAGGCATCCGCAAGGGCGGTGAATGGCTGGTGCGCGGCGTAGATCTATCGGTTTCTCCGGGTGAAATCGTAACGCTTATCGGGCCCAACGGTTCCGGCAAGTCGACAACGGCCAAGATGGCGCTTGGTATCCTGAGCCCGAGCGAAGGCCGTGCCGAACGCAAGCCCGGCCTGAAGATTGGCTACGTGCCGCAGAAGCTCGCCATCGACTGGACGTTGCCGCTGACGGTCGCCAGGTTCATGCGGCTGACGAACCCCTTGTCCGATGCCGAATGCCGCGCTGCGCTGGCGCGCACCGGCGCTGAAAGGCTGATGACTTCTCAGATGCGCACGCTCTCCGGCGGTGAAATGCAGCGTGTCATGCTGGCGCGCGCGATTGCCCGCAATCCCGGGCTGCTGGTGTTGGACGAACCGGTGCAAGGCGTGGATTATGCCGGTGAGATCGCGATCTACGACCTCATTTCCGAAATCCGCAACACGATTGGCTGCGGCATCCTGATGATCTCTCACGATCTTCATGTCGTCATGGCCGCAGCAGATCAGGTGATTTGCCTCAATGGTCACGTTTGCTGCCGCGGAACCCCCTCTGACGTCAGCCGTGACGACCGGTATCATGCGCTGTTTGGCAACCGGCGCAATGCGGCGATTGCCGTCTATGAACATCACCATGACCACGTGCATCTGCCGGATGGAAAGGTGCGCCACGCGGACGGTTCGCTGTGTTCCTCCTGTTCCGGCGAGCATCATCACGCACCTGCGGAGAAAGAAGGCGGCATTCGAAATGCTGGATGA